The following are from one region of the Thermococcus cleftensis genome:
- a CDS encoding Hsp20/alpha crystallin family protein produces MVWRRDRYWDPFDLMREIQEEIDAIFRDVMRGPRLWGYREPGESIAVSETWREPFVDIFDRGDRFVITVELPGVRKEDIKLRVTEDTVYLEAQVKREKELEEEGAIRIERYYSGYRRVIRLPEEVIPEKTKARYNNGVLEIELPKKAPKKTEGEGFEVKIE; encoded by the coding sequence ATGGTCTGGAGGAGGGACCGCTACTGGGACCCCTTCGACCTGATGAGGGAGATTCAGGAGGAGATCGACGCCATATTCAGGGACGTCATGCGCGGGCCGAGGCTCTGGGGCTACCGCGAGCCCGGCGAGAGCATAGCCGTCAGCGAGACCTGGCGCGAGCCCTTCGTGGACATCTTCGACCGCGGTGACAGGTTCGTCATAACCGTCGAGCTTCCAGGGGTCAGGAAGGAGGACATCAAGCTCCGCGTCACCGAGGACACGGTTTACCTTGAGGCCCAGGTGAAGCGCGAGAAGGAGCTCGAGGAGGAGGGCGCGATAAGGATCGAACGCTACTACAGCGGTTACAGAAGGGTCATCAGGCTCCCGGAGGAAGTCATTCCAGAGAAGACCAAGGCCCGCTACAACAACGGGGTCCTCGAGATAGAGCTGCCCAAGAAGGCTCCGAAGAAGACCGAGGGAGAGGGCTTCGAGGTGAAGATCGAGTAA
- a CDS encoding 50S ribosomal protein L39e produces MARNKPLAKKLRLAKAAKQNRRIPVWVIVKTNRKVMTHPKRRMWRRTKLKE; encoded by the coding sequence ATGGCGAGAAACAAGCCGCTTGCGAAGAAACTCAGGCTTGCAAAGGCCGCCAAGCAGAACAGGCGCATTCCGGTCTGGGTCATAGTCAAGACCAACAGGAAGGTCATGACCCACCCCAAGAGGAGAATGTGGAGAAGGACCAAGCTCAAGGAGTGA
- a CDS encoding acyl-CoA mutase large subunit family protein: protein MTFDKEKLAKIREEEKRWEETTVKKFIEKRPERKEKFMTDDGFEIKRVYTPADLGEDWDYLEKLGFPGEYPFTRGVYATMYRGRFWTMRQYAGFGTAEESNRRYKYLLEQGQTGLSVAFDLPTQIGYDSDHPMSEGEVGKVGVAIDSLWDMRILFDGIPLDKVSTSMTINSTAANLLAMYILVAEEQGVQPHQLRGTVQNDILKEYIARGTYIFPPQPSMRLTTDIIMYCAENVPKWNPISISGYHIREAGANAVQEVAFTLADGIEYVKAVIDRGMDVDKFAGRLSFFFNAHNNFLEEIAKFRAARRLWAYIMKEWFNAKNPRSMLLRFHTQTAGSTLTAQQPENNIVRVAIQALAAVLGGTQSLHTNSYDEALSLPTEKSVRIALRTQQIIAYESGVVDTIDPLGGSYYIEWLTDHIYEEALKYIEKIQKMGGMMRAIERGYIQKEIAESAYKYQKEVEEKKRIIVGVNEFIVDEPLDVEILKVDPSIREKQIERLKKLRSERDSKKVEEALDRLRKAAESEDENLMPYIIEAHRHLATLGEVTDVLREVWGEYRAPLIF from the coding sequence ATGACCTTCGATAAGGAGAAGCTCGCGAAGATTAGGGAGGAGGAGAAGCGCTGGGAGGAAACGACCGTTAAAAAGTTCATCGAGAAGAGGCCCGAAAGAAAGGAGAAGTTCATGACAGACGACGGTTTTGAGATAAAGCGCGTTTACACTCCCGCCGACCTCGGGGAAGACTGGGACTACCTTGAAAAGCTCGGCTTCCCCGGTGAGTACCCGTTCACCCGTGGAGTTTATGCAACCATGTACCGCGGAAGGTTCTGGACGATGAGGCAGTACGCCGGCTTCGGAACCGCTGAGGAGAGCAACAGGCGCTACAAGTACCTGCTTGAGCAGGGTCAGACCGGGCTTAGCGTTGCCTTCGACCTGCCCACCCAGATAGGCTACGACTCCGACCACCCGATGAGCGAGGGCGAGGTCGGAAAGGTCGGCGTCGCCATTGACTCCCTCTGGGACATGCGCATACTCTTCGACGGAATCCCGCTCGACAAGGTTTCAACGAGCATGACCATCAACTCGACGGCCGCCAACCTGCTCGCCATGTATATCCTCGTGGCTGAAGAGCAGGGGGTCCAGCCCCACCAGCTCCGCGGAACTGTTCAGAACGACATCCTGAAGGAGTACATAGCTAGAGGGACCTACATCTTCCCGCCGCAGCCGAGCATGCGCCTCACGACCGATATCATAATGTACTGCGCCGAGAACGTCCCCAAGTGGAACCCGATTTCGATAAGCGGCTACCACATTCGCGAGGCAGGCGCGAACGCCGTCCAGGAGGTCGCTTTCACCCTCGCCGACGGTATCGAGTACGTCAAAGCCGTCATAGACAGGGGCATGGACGTCGACAAGTTTGCCGGAAGGCTGAGCTTCTTCTTCAACGCCCACAACAACTTCTTGGAAGAGATCGCCAAGTTCAGGGCTGCCAGAAGGCTCTGGGCTTACATCATGAAGGAGTGGTTCAACGCCAAGAACCCGCGCTCGATGCTCCTGCGCTTCCATACCCAGACGGCCGGCTCAACTCTCACCGCCCAGCAGCCTGAGAACAACATAGTGAGAGTTGCCATTCAGGCCTTAGCCGCTGTCCTCGGCGGGACGCAGAGCCTTCACACCAACTCCTACGACGAGGCCCTGAGCCTGCCCACCGAGAAGAGCGTCAGGATAGCCCTCAGGACCCAGCAGATAATCGCCTACGAGAGCGGCGTCGTTGATACGATAGACCCGCTCGGCGGTTCCTACTACATCGAGTGGCTCACCGACCACATCTACGAAGAAGCTTTGAAGTATATCGAGAAGATCCAGAAGATGGGCGGCATGATGAGGGCCATCGAGCGCGGCTACATTCAGAAGGAGATAGCGGAGAGCGCTTACAAGTACCAGAAGGAGGTCGAGGAGAAGAAGCGCATCATCGTCGGTGTGAACGAGTTCATCGTCGACGAGCCGCTCGACGTCGAGATACTCAAGGTTGACCCGAGCATCAGGGAGAAGCAGATCGAGAGGCTCAAGAAGCTGAGGAGCGAGCGCGACAGCAAGAAGGTCGAGGAGGCCCTCGACAGGCTCAGAAAGGCAGCCGAGAGCGAGGACGAGAACCTCATGCCCTACATCATCGAGGCCCACAGGCACCTCGCGACCCTTGGAGAGGTCACCGACGTCCTGCGCGAGGTCTGGGGCGAGTACAGGGCGCCGCTGATATTCTGA
- a CDS encoding LSm family protein, producing the protein MGEKQYLLDRTLEAWKGKRVALAVSNDHSFTGILKDFDEEVILLSDVVDIAGNRAKELIIKIDDLNWIMLL; encoded by the coding sequence ATGGGCGAGAAGCAGTACCTCCTTGACAGGACCCTCGAGGCTTGGAAGGGGAAAAGGGTGGCCTTGGCCGTGAGCAACGATCACTCCTTCACTGGAATACTCAAGGACTTCGACGAGGAGGTCATACTCCTGAGCGACGTCGTGGACATAGCCGGGAACAGGGCGAAGGAGCTGATAATCAAGATAGACGACCTGAACTGGATAATGTTGCTGTGA
- a CDS encoding 50S ribosomal protein L31e: MIKPGEEVIFVVPIKKIKKRVPRWKRAPRAAKFVREWIARHAKADEVIIGTDVNEKLWERGAEKPPNKLRVKVIVEEEEGKRIAKVSLA; the protein is encoded by the coding sequence ATGATCAAGCCCGGAGAGGAGGTCATATTCGTCGTTCCCATCAAGAAGATAAAGAAGCGCGTTCCGCGCTGGAAGAGGGCCCCGAGAGCAGCTAAGTTCGTCCGCGAGTGGATAGCCAGGCACGCCAAGGCCGACGAAGTCATCATCGGCACCGACGTCAACGAGAAGCTCTGGGAACGCGGAGCGGAAAAGCCGCCCAACAAGCTCCGCGTCAAGGTCATTGTGGAAGAGGAAGAGGGCAAGAGGATAGCCAAGGTCTCCCTCGCCTGA
- a CDS encoding M67 family metallopeptidase — MRLMIRQGDLSLIIKTAEKSEVEICGFLFGKREGENASVEIVSFITNRLDSPNAFEMEPLEMVRAIDDAEARGLQVVGIFHSHLKCPPRPSGHDLKGMNLWPVVWLIVDDRGNYGAYVLEGDKIREVEVKLV; from the coding sequence ATGCGGCTGATGATTCGACAAGGGGATTTAAGTTTGATTATCAAAACGGCAGAAAAGAGCGAGGTTGAGATATGCGGCTTCCTCTTCGGGAAGCGGGAAGGAGAGAACGCGAGTGTCGAGATTGTCAGCTTTATCACCAATCGGCTGGACTCACCCAATGCCTTCGAGATGGAGCCACTGGAGATGGTGAGGGCCATCGATGATGCCGAGGCGAGAGGTCTGCAGGTTGTTGGCATCTTTCACTCCCACTTGAAGTGTCCACCGAGACCTAGCGGCCACGATCTGAAGGGAATGAACCTCTGGCCGGTGGTCTGGCTGATAGTGGACGACAGGGGAAACTACGGGGCTTATGTGCTGGAGGGAGACAAAATCCGGGAGGTGGAAGTTAAACTTGTCTAA
- a CDS encoding 6-hydroxymethylpterin diphosphokinase MptE-like protein encodes MRWEDWKPFYERIVREMGYSVEEDRKSAELLRALLLEGDEYILREELATVVGRKAYVFGAGPSLGLALEEFDFSDGTLITADGATTALLDAGLLPDVIVTDLDGRIPDIKLANDKGAFLVVHAHGDNVEKMGVYVPMFSRILGTCQTEPLDIVYNFGGFTDGDRAAFLAEELGAREIVLVGFDFGDTVGRWSKPGLREHARVWESKRKKFEFAKELLEWLEKNGRAKVEYLRPDP; translated from the coding sequence ATGAGATGGGAGGACTGGAAGCCGTTCTACGAGCGAATCGTGAGGGAGATGGGCTACTCGGTCGAGGAGGACAGAAAATCTGCCGAGCTTTTGAGGGCGCTCCTGCTGGAGGGCGACGAGTACATTCTGCGGGAGGAGCTCGCGACTGTGGTTGGGAGGAAAGCCTACGTCTTCGGCGCCGGCCCGAGCCTTGGGCTGGCCTTGGAGGAGTTCGACTTCTCGGACGGAACGCTAATAACTGCCGACGGAGCGACAACGGCACTCCTCGATGCCGGGCTACTGCCCGATGTTATCGTTACCGATCTCGACGGCAGGATACCCGACATAAAGCTCGCAAACGATAAGGGCGCTTTTTTGGTCGTCCACGCCCACGGCGACAACGTGGAGAAGATGGGCGTTTACGTGCCCATGTTCTCGCGCATACTCGGCACGTGCCAGACCGAGCCCCTCGACATCGTTTACAACTTCGGCGGCTTCACCGACGGCGACAGGGCCGCTTTTCTGGCCGAGGAGCTGGGCGCAAGGGAGATAGTTCTGGTGGGCTTCGACTTCGGCGATACCGTTGGGAGGTGGAGCAAGCCGGGTCTCAGGGAGCACGCGCGGGTGTGGGAGAGCAAGAGGAAGAAGTTCGAGTTCGCCAAGGAACTGCTGGAATGGCTGGAAAAGAATGGAAGGGCGAAGGTTGAGTACCTCAGACCAGATCCCTGA
- the mobB gene encoding molybdopterin-guanine dinucleotide biosynthesis protein B, which yields MRAVAFVGFKKSGKTTTVEAVARVLKERGYRVAIAKSMHADFDREGSDTWRFSRVADAVLVRAHDTDAVLFKAKDINALFSMVSADFLLLEGFKSVQHVPKVICARNEEEVRELNGGLAIAVSGVVASIGVEEIDGLPVIDATKEPEKLADLVEKRAFMLPNIDCGLCGFRCAEMAKMIVRGEKTLKDCVVLSSKPKVTVKIDGQVLPMKDWVQELVEKTIKGMLSAMKGYREGRKIEIVIRED from the coding sequence ATGAGGGCCGTTGCTTTCGTCGGCTTCAAGAAGAGCGGGAAAACCACAACGGTTGAGGCGGTTGCGAGGGTTCTGAAGGAGCGCGGTTACCGCGTTGCCATAGCGAAGAGCATGCACGCCGACTTTGACAGGGAAGGGAGCGACACCTGGCGCTTCTCAAGGGTCGCCGATGCCGTTCTGGTTAGAGCTCACGATACCGATGCGGTTCTCTTCAAGGCCAAGGACATCAACGCACTCTTCTCGATGGTTTCAGCCGATTTTCTTCTGCTCGAGGGCTTCAAGTCGGTCCAGCACGTGCCCAAGGTGATATGCGCGAGGAACGAGGAGGAGGTGAGGGAGCTCAACGGCGGCCTGGCGATAGCGGTGAGCGGGGTCGTAGCCTCCATCGGCGTTGAGGAGATAGACGGGTTGCCCGTTATAGACGCGACTAAAGAGCCAGAAAAGCTCGCCGATCTGGTGGAGAAGAGGGCCTTCATGCTTCCTAACATAGACTGCGGCCTCTGCGGCTTCCGCTGTGCGGAGATGGCGAAGATGATTGTTAGGGGTGAGAAAACCCTGAAGGACTGCGTTGTGCTCAGCTCGAAGCCGAAGGTCACGGTGAAGATAGACGGTCAGGTTCTCCCGATGAAGGACTGGGTTCAGGAGCTCGTCGAGAAGACGATTAAGGGCATGCTCTCTGCTATGAAGGGCTACCGCGAGGGCAGGAAGATAGAGATAGTGATAAGGGAGGATTGA
- the rpl18a gene encoding 50S ribosomal protein L18Ae: MEVKVFRVKGVFERNGKKERFTREYRGLKAEDVLEILYSEIGSKHRVPRTKIWVESVEEIKPEEAENPIVRKLSLEL; encoded by the coding sequence ATGGAGGTTAAGGTCTTTCGCGTTAAGGGCGTTTTCGAGAGGAACGGGAAGAAGGAGAGGTTCACCAGGGAGTACCGCGGCCTCAAGGCCGAGGACGTGCTCGAGATACTCTACTCCGAGATAGGCAGCAAGCACCGCGTCCCGAGAACCAAGATATGGGTTGAGAGCGTCGAGGAGATAAAGCCCGAAGAGGCCGAGAATCCGATAGTCAGGAAGCTCAGCCTCGAGCTCTAA
- a CDS encoding MBL fold metallo-hydrolase produces the protein MIIGNVGLDSSARFAFQSHAHTDHFVSGEAIFATKATKFLSHLRKGGFYREIEFGKTFYLDEFRAKLYPAGHMLGSAGIKLWLENGTLFYTGDTKWFKLRTAERSRFPRADFLVMEATFGVPSFTFPAPREAEKKLIAFVEEALDRGKRPVLYVNQTGKAQEVMKILEAHGYTVKTSREILKVARVYSKFGVTFGNIDPDGEVVLRSYRSPRVKNSLSPWELTVSGFGRLKLSNHADFWELMRIVEKVNPERVFTVYGFAREFARILRGLGYTAESIEPNTGLRI, from the coding sequence ATGATAATAGGTAACGTAGGCCTCGACAGCTCCGCGCGCTTCGCCTTTCAGAGCCACGCCCACACAGACCACTTCGTCAGCGGGGAGGCCATTTTCGCTACCAAGGCGACCAAATTCCTCAGTCACCTCCGGAAGGGCGGCTTTTACAGGGAAATCGAGTTCGGGAAAACCTTTTACCTCGATGAATTCAGGGCGAAGCTCTATCCAGCGGGTCATATGCTCGGCTCGGCAGGAATAAAGCTCTGGCTGGAAAACGGGACGCTCTTCTACACAGGTGACACCAAGTGGTTCAAGCTCAGGACGGCAGAAAGGAGCAGGTTTCCGAGGGCGGACTTCCTGGTCATGGAGGCCACCTTCGGCGTTCCGAGCTTCACCTTTCCAGCTCCGAGGGAGGCGGAGAAGAAGCTGATAGCCTTCGTGGAGGAGGCCCTCGACAGGGGAAAAAGGCCGGTTCTCTATGTGAACCAGACCGGAAAGGCTCAGGAGGTCATGAAGATACTGGAGGCACACGGTTACACCGTCAAGACCTCACGGGAGATTCTCAAGGTGGCGCGCGTTTACTCGAAGTTCGGGGTAACCTTTGGAAACATCGATCCCGATGGCGAGGTCGTTCTCCGTTCCTACCGCTCTCCGCGCGTGAAGAACTCCCTATCTCCCTGGGAACTGACGGTTTCAGGCTTTGGAAGATTGAAGCTCAGCAACCACGCCGACTTCTGGGAGCTGATGAGGATTGTGGAGAAGGTAAACCCGGAAAGGGTCTTCACGGTCTACGGCTTCGCCCGGGAATTCGCGAGGATACTGAGGGGACTCGGTTATACTGCCGAGTCCATAGAGCCCAACACGGGGCTGAGGATTTAG
- a CDS encoding YhbY family RNA-binding protein, which produces MEKRLPGKVRRAMRARYYDIPPRAWIGKRGLDEGVIEEINTQLEKDGVLKVEIRKGALISTGLDRQELARRVAELTDSELIDVRGKRFILFKPREGWEKYLRKLQRKELSKEKREEKPVKKVKLDIAQFRRKFKKGRD; this is translated from the coding sequence ATGGAGAAACGCTTGCCTGGTAAAGTGAGACGCGCCATGAGGGCGAGATACTACGACATTCCCCCGCGAGCCTGGATAGGTAAGAGGGGACTTGACGAGGGCGTGATAGAGGAGATAAACACCCAACTCGAGAAGGACGGTGTGCTCAAGGTTGAGATTCGGAAGGGCGCGCTCATAAGCACTGGCCTGGACAGACAGGAGCTGGCAAGGAGGGTTGCCGAGCTGACCGACAGCGAGCTAATCGACGTGCGCGGCAAAAGGTTTATATTGTTCAAACCGAGGGAAGGTTGGGAAAAGTATTTAAGGAAGCTCCAGAGAAAGGAGCTTTCGAAGGAAAAGCGGGAGGAGAAGCCCGTTAAGAAAGTCAAGCTCGACATCGCTCAGTTCAGGAGGAAATTCAAGAAGGGGAGGGATTGA
- a CDS encoding DUF7411 family protein has protein sequence MLVHHLYSGGKDSSLAAWILTRLGYEVKLVTVSFGLLDNWRFAGETAEKLGFEHDVLYLPREILEKAAEIAIRDSHPNNAIQFLHERALEALASLPEVERVSDGTRRDDRVPLLDLPKTRSLEDRFNVAYVRPLLGLGYKTIRELTERLFIVEIRESEELEKADYEVELRHILRENGIDPLTIFPKKHYQSRVMGWKEKEIRARG, from the coding sequence ATGCTCGTTCACCATCTCTACTCGGGCGGAAAGGACTCAAGTTTAGCCGCGTGGATTCTAACCAGGCTCGGCTACGAGGTTAAACTCGTAACGGTGAGCTTCGGCCTCCTCGACAACTGGCGTTTCGCCGGGGAAACCGCCGAGAAGCTCGGCTTCGAGCACGATGTCCTCTACCTGCCCAGGGAAATTCTGGAAAAGGCGGCCGAGATTGCCATTAGAGACAGCCACCCGAACAATGCCATACAGTTCCTTCACGAGAGGGCATTAGAAGCGCTCGCTTCTCTCCCGGAGGTAGAAAGGGTCAGCGACGGAACGCGAAGGGACGACAGGGTTCCACTCCTCGACCTGCCGAAGACGAGATCTCTTGAAGACCGCTTCAACGTCGCCTACGTAAGGCCCCTCCTCGGCCTGGGTTACAAAACTATCCGCGAGCTGACGGAGAGGCTTTTCATCGTTGAAATTCGAGAGAGCGAGGAGCTGGAAAAAGCAGACTACGAGGTAGAGCTGAGGCACATATTGAGGGAGAATGGAATCGACCCGCTGACGATTTTTCCGAAGAAGCACTACCAGTCGAGGGTTATGGGGTGGAAGGAAAAGGAAATTAGAGCTCGAGGCTGA
- a CDS encoding translation initiation factor IF-6: MHIERLDFENSPYLGVYGTATDKLALIREGLGEKKLGVLREVLKVPLIETSIMKSRIVGIFAAGNSSAIVVPWYVWDAELEHINGQLKEYGIDTEIVPFQSTLTAFGNLILANDRAALVSAKFTREEARKLEDILGVEVERGMIGDYHAVGSVGVVTNRGGLVHPEATDEELEWLRDLFKVDIYVGTANMGVPFVGSCMLANSHGVVVGHLTTGPEIVKIEEALGFLD; encoded by the coding sequence ATGCACATAGAAAGACTCGATTTTGAGAACTCTCCGTACCTTGGCGTTTACGGTACCGCCACCGATAAGTTAGCCCTGATCAGGGAGGGCCTCGGCGAGAAGAAGCTCGGGGTTCTCAGGGAGGTTCTCAAGGTTCCGCTCATTGAAACGAGCATAATGAAGTCCCGCATAGTCGGCATATTCGCGGCCGGAAACTCCAGTGCCATAGTCGTCCCCTGGTACGTCTGGGACGCCGAGCTGGAGCACATCAACGGTCAGCTTAAGGAGTACGGAATAGACACCGAGATAGTCCCGTTCCAGAGCACGCTGACGGCCTTCGGCAACTTGATCCTCGCCAACGACAGGGCCGCGCTGGTGAGCGCGAAGTTCACGCGAGAAGAGGCTAGGAAGCTCGAGGACATACTCGGCGTCGAGGTCGAGAGGGGTATGATAGGGGACTACCACGCCGTCGGGAGCGTTGGAGTGGTGACCAACAGGGGCGGGCTGGTTCACCCCGAGGCAACCGACGAGGAGCTGGAATGGCTCCGCGACCTGTTCAAGGTTGACATCTACGTCGGAACCGCCAACATGGGCGTTCCCTTCGTTGGCTCCTGCATGCTCGCCAACTCTCACGGTGTCGTCGTTGGGCACCTGACCACCGGTCCGGAGATAGTGAAGATTGAGGAAGCCCTGGGCTTCCTTGACTGA
- a CDS encoding Mut7-C RNAse domain-containing protein yields MRFIADMMLGRLARWLRLYGHDTLYGVEDDDEIIRVALREGRIILTRDSGLAERAKKLGAEVFLLSSNSLEGQVKELMASGVEFSELFPASARCPKCNGPIKRVSKEEIREKVPEAVYWKYDEFYVCTKCGQIYWPGRQWREMVKMDRRLRD; encoded by the coding sequence ATGAGGTTCATCGCCGACATGATGCTCGGCCGGCTCGCGAGGTGGCTCCGGCTTTACGGCCACGACACCCTCTACGGAGTGGAGGACGATGATGAGATAATCCGGGTTGCCCTGCGAGAAGGCCGGATAATCCTCACGCGCGACTCCGGCTTGGCCGAGAGAGCGAAAAAACTCGGCGCGGAGGTTTTCCTCCTCTCATCGAACTCCCTCGAGGGGCAGGTGAAGGAGCTGATGGCCTCGGGGGTTGAGTTCAGCGAGCTTTTCCCGGCCAGCGCGCGGTGTCCTAAGTGCAACGGGCCCATAAAGCGCGTTTCGAAGGAAGAAATCAGGGAGAAGGTTCCGGAGGCGGTGTATTGGAAGTACGACGAGTTCTACGTTTGCACCAAATGCGGCCAAATCTACTGGCCCGGGAGGCAGTGGAGGGAGATGGTAAAAATGGACAGGAGGCTGAGGGATTGA
- a CDS encoding CDC48 family AAA ATPase translates to MAEKREVKLKVASAYQRDVGRGIVRIDRKAMREIGVQSGDIIEIIGTKNTAAVVWPAYPEDEGLGIIRMDGTIRKNAGVGLGDEVTVRRADVKEAKKVIVAPTEPIRFGHDFVEWFHSRLVGRPVVRGDYIKIGILGQELTFVVTATTPAGIVQITEFTEFQVSEKPVKEVSKTAALGVTYEDIGGLSDVIQKVREMIELPLKHPEIFEKLGIEPPKGVLLYGPPGTGKTLLAKAVANEANAHFIAINGPEIMSKYYGESEERLREVFKEAEENAPAIIFIDEIDAIAPKREETHGEVEKRVVSQLLTLMDGLKSRGKVIVIGATNRPDAIDPALRRPGRFDRELEVGVPDKQGRKEILQIHTRGMPIEPEFRKGRVIEILEELERNDAYRESAERALMKVKDAKEEEIPEILRGIDEKLYDEVKARLIDALLEELAEVTHGFVGADLAALAREAAMAALRRLIKEGKIDFEAEHIPKEVLEDLKVTRKDFYEALKMVEPSALREVLLEVPNVRWEDIGGLEDVKEELREAVEWPLKYPEAFLGLGITPPKGILLYGPPGTGKTLLAKAVANESEANFIAIKGPEVLSKWVGESEKNIREIFRKARQAAPTVIFIDEIDAIAPRRGTDVNRVTDRLINQLLTEMDGIQENSGVVVIGATNRPDIIDPALLRPGRFDRLILVPAPDEKARLEIFKVHTRNVPLAEDVKLEELAKRTEGYTGADIEAVVREAAMLAMRRALQKGIIRPGMRADEIRAKVKVTMKDFEEAMKKIGPSVSEETMEYYRRVQEQFKQARG, encoded by the coding sequence ATGGCCGAAAAGAGAGAGGTCAAGCTCAAGGTCGCCTCTGCTTACCAGAGGGACGTTGGGAGGGGAATAGTTAGGATAGACCGCAAGGCGATGCGCGAGATAGGCGTCCAGAGCGGTGACATAATCGAGATCATCGGAACCAAGAACACGGCCGCGGTGGTGTGGCCGGCCTACCCCGAGGACGAAGGACTCGGCATAATCAGAATGGACGGAACCATAAGGAAGAACGCCGGCGTTGGCCTCGGTGACGAGGTGACCGTCAGGAGGGCCGACGTCAAGGAGGCGAAGAAGGTCATAGTCGCCCCGACCGAGCCGATCCGCTTCGGGCACGACTTCGTCGAGTGGTTCCACAGCAGGCTCGTCGGGAGGCCCGTGGTCAGGGGAGACTACATCAAGATCGGAATCCTCGGCCAGGAGCTGACCTTCGTGGTCACCGCAACGACTCCGGCAGGGATAGTCCAGATAACCGAGTTCACCGAGTTCCAGGTGAGCGAGAAGCCCGTCAAGGAGGTGTCAAAGACCGCAGCCCTCGGCGTCACCTACGAGGACATCGGTGGACTGAGCGACGTCATTCAGAAGGTCAGGGAGATGATAGAGCTTCCGCTCAAGCACCCGGAGATATTCGAGAAGCTCGGCATTGAGCCACCGAAGGGAGTTCTCCTCTACGGCCCGCCGGGAACCGGTAAGACCCTCCTCGCCAAGGCCGTTGCAAACGAGGCCAACGCCCACTTCATAGCCATCAACGGGCCGGAGATAATGAGCAAGTACTACGGTGAGAGCGAGGAGCGCCTGAGGGAGGTCTTCAAGGAGGCCGAGGAGAACGCCCCGGCGATAATCTTCATCGATGAGATAGACGCGATTGCTCCGAAGAGGGAAGAAACCCACGGTGAGGTCGAGAAGAGGGTTGTGAGCCAGCTGCTCACGCTCATGGACGGCCTGAAGAGCAGGGGCAAGGTCATAGTCATAGGCGCCACCAACAGGCCCGACGCCATCGACCCGGCCCTCAGGAGGCCAGGAAGGTTCGACCGCGAGCTCGAAGTCGGCGTTCCGGACAAGCAGGGCAGGAAGGAGATACTCCAGATACACACGAGGGGAATGCCCATCGAGCCGGAGTTCAGGAAGGGCAGGGTCATCGAGATACTCGAGGAGCTTGAGAGGAACGACGCCTACCGCGAGAGCGCCGAGAGGGCACTCATGAAGGTCAAGGACGCCAAGGAGGAGGAGATTCCCGAGATACTCAGGGGCATAGATGAGAAGCTCTACGACGAGGTCAAGGCCAGGCTCATCGATGCTCTCCTTGAGGAACTGGCAGAGGTCACGCACGGCTTCGTCGGTGCCGACCTCGCGGCGCTGGCAAGGGAGGCAGCCATGGCGGCGCTCAGGAGGCTCATCAAGGAGGGCAAGATTGACTTCGAGGCCGAGCACATACCCAAGGAGGTCCTTGAGGATCTCAAGGTCACGAGGAAGGACTTCTACGAGGCCCTCAAGATGGTCGAGCCGTCGGCGCTGAGAGAGGTGCTCCTCGAGGTTCCGAACGTCCGCTGGGAGGACATAGGCGGCCTGGAGGACGTCAAGGAGGAGCTTCGTGAAGCCGTCGAGTGGCCGCTCAAGTATCCGGAGGCCTTCCTTGGGCTCGGCATAACCCCGCCGAAGGGAATACTCCTCTACGGCCCGCCGGGAACCGGTAAGACCCTCCTCGCGAAGGCAGTTGCCAACGAGAGCGAGGCCAACTTCATCGCCATCAAAGGCCCAGAGGTGCTGAGCAAGTGGGTCGGCGAGAGCGAGAAGAACATCAGGGAGATATTCAGGAAGGCCCGGCAGGCGGCTCCGACGGTGATATTCATCGACGAGATCGACGCGATAGCCCCGAGGAGGGGAACCGACGTCAACCGCGTCACCGACAGGCTCATCAACCAGCTCCTCACCGAGATGGACGGAATCCAGGAGAACAGCGGAGTGGTTGTTATAGGCGCCACCAACAGGCCGGACATCATCGACCCGGCCCTGCTCAGACCTGGAAGGTTCGACAGGCTCATACTCGTGCCGGCGCCGGACGAGAAGGCCAGGCTGGAGATATTCAAGGTCCACACCAGGAACGTGCCGCTCGCCGAGGACGTCAAGCTCGAGGAGCTGGCGAAGAGGACCGAGGGCTACACGGGAGCCGACATCGAGGCGGTTGTGAGAGAGGCCGCGATGCTCGCCATGCGCAGAGCGCTCCAGAAGGGCATCATAAGGCCCGGCATGAGGGCGGACGAGATAAGGGCCAAGGTCAAGGTCACGATGAAGGACTTCGAGGAGGCCATGAAGAAGATAGGCCCCAGCGTGAGCGAGGAGACCATGGAGTACTACAGAAGGGTCCAGGAGCAGTTCAAGCAGGCCCGCGGGTGA